A stretch of Mucilaginibacter terrae DNA encodes these proteins:
- a CDS encoding 5-formyltetrahydrofolate cyclo-ligase: MTKAQLRKIFIQKRNELSQAEYDGFNHALLQQFQQLALSGISCIHLFLPIHQRREPDTFLIRNWLAAHHPHIVRVFPKANFGDSTMINYADDDELELAVNAFGIPEPVSGNLLEIAQIDLVLVPLLAFDTKGYRVGYGKGFYDRFMAQCRADARFIGLSFFDAVEKISDLNEFDRPVQQCITPNGIVKF, from the coding sequence ATGACCAAGGCCCAACTCCGCAAAATATTCATCCAAAAACGCAACGAGCTGTCGCAAGCAGAGTACGACGGTTTTAATCATGCCCTTTTGCAGCAGTTTCAACAACTCGCCCTGTCGGGAATTAGCTGTATACACCTATTTCTGCCCATACATCAACGTAGGGAACCCGACACCTTTTTAATACGCAATTGGCTGGCGGCTCATCATCCGCATATAGTCCGGGTATTTCCTAAAGCAAATTTTGGTGATAGTACCATGATTAATTATGCCGATGATGACGAGCTTGAATTAGCCGTTAACGCTTTTGGCATACCAGAACCTGTTAGTGGTAATTTGTTAGAAATTGCCCAAATTGACCTTGTTTTGGTACCCTTGCTCGCATTCGATACAAAAGGTTATCGTGTGGGCTACGGCAAAGGTTTTTACGATCGCTTTATGGCGCAATGTCGCGCCGATGCCCGGTTTATTGGCCTGTCGTTTTTTGATGCAGTAGAAAAAATTAGCGACCTTAACGAATTTGACCGCCCGGTACAGCAATGCATCACCCCTAACGGTATTGTTAAATTTTAG